Proteins from a single region of Juglans microcarpa x Juglans regia isolate MS1-56 chromosome 5S, Jm3101_v1.0, whole genome shotgun sequence:
- the LOC121267931 gene encoding heavy metal-associated isoprenylated plant protein 16-like: protein MKQTVLIGVSMDGRHNYKCLFCCRLDGQKVRTKALKIAVSVKGVESASLKGDEKDQIEVKGDMIDTVELTSLLRKKVGPAHIITVQVERKEEGKKEDKKEEKKEDKKEEKKGPECIAWLYGGGGGGVPYCYSYPIYEVRDCHESYNPCSIM, encoded by the exons atgaag CAAACGGTGTTGATCGGGGTGTCCATGGATGGCCGGCACAACTACAAGTGCCTTTTTTGCTGCAGGCTGGATGGACAGAAAGTCCGGACCAAAGCCTTGAAGATTGCAGTTAGCGTTAAAG GGGTGGAATCAGCATCTTTAAAAGGGGATGAAAAGGACCAAATAGAAGTAAAAGGGGATATGATTGATACAGTGGAACTTACATCGTTACTCAGGAAGAAAGTGGGACCTGCACACATAATTACTGTGCAGGTAGAGAGGAAAgaagaagggaagaaagaagataagaaagaagagaagaaagaagataagaaagaagagaagaaggggCCCGAGTGCATTGCGTGGCTTTAtggtggtggcggtggcggCGTTCCTTACTGCTACTCCTATCCAATCTATGAGGTCAGGGATTGCCATGAGAGCTACAACCCTTGCTCCATCATGTAA